The segment CGGTATGTTCCCGCCGCGGCAATCATCGCTGCATTGTCCGTACACAGTTTCAAGGGTGGAATCCGTAAACGAATCCCTTCCTTCTCACATCGATGGGTCAGTGCATCCCTTAATCCCGAATTGGCGGAGACACCCCCGGCCAATACCAGTTCCTGCACCCCCATCCGGTGAACCGCCCTGATCGCTTTCTCCGTTAACACCTCCACCACGGACTGCTGAAAACTGGCTGCCAGATCGGCTGCATTCACTTGTTCATCACGCTGGTTGGCATTGTGGATCTGATTGATCACCGCAGATTTGAGACCGCTGAAGCTAAAATCCAAAGAATCCGGTTCCAGCCAAGCCCTGGGCAAGTTCAGGCTGGGTTTTCCCTCCTTGGCCAACTGATCAATCCGGGGTCCTCCTGGGTAAGGCAAACCCAGTACCCGAGCCACTTTGTCAAAGGCTTCCCCTGCAGCATCATCCCGTGTGCGGCCCAACCGTTCAAAGCGATTATGAGAAGGCATGTAAATCAGTTCCGTGTGTCCGCCTGAAGCCACCAAGGCAACCAGGGGAAAATGCAAAGGTTCCACCAAATGGGAGGCATAAATATGTCCGGCAATATGGTGCACCCCTATCAGAGGCAAGTTCGCCGCAAAGGAAAGGGCCTTCGCCGCAGACACCCCGATCAATAAAGCCCCCACTAATCCCGGTCCCTGAGTAACAGCCACTGCTGACAAGTCCCGTTGTGTGACACCTGCTTGATCCAATGCATCCTGGATGATCAGGGTGATACGTTCCACATGACGACGGGAAGCCACCTCCGGCACGACTCCACCAAAGCGGCGATGTACCTCCATCTGAGAAGAAATAACGTTGGACAACAGCTCCTGTCCATTTCGCACCACTGCCGCAGACGTTTCGTCACAACTGGTTTCAATACCAAGAATGAAGCAGTTTCTATTTTCATTTTTCATTGAGTTTCACCCACATAATGATGGCATCTTCTTGATTATCGGTATAATACCCTGGACGAATCCCTGTCTCCACAAACCCCTTTTTCTTATATAAGCTTTGCGCCACATGGTTGCTCACCCGTACCTCCAGTGTCATTTTCTCCGCTCCTGCTTGTCGGGCCGCTTCCATTAAAAAATCCAGGGTGGCGTTGCCGATCCCCACACCCTGATAATCAGGGTGAATAGCAATATTGGTGATATGAGCTTCGTCCAAAATGATCCAACTCCCGCCATATCCGATGACCTTACGGTCTTTCTCCACCACAATATACCGGGCGAACTGATTATAAGCCAGTTCATTGTAAAATGCCTGCCGAGTCCAGGGGGTCGTAAAGGAAGCATGTTCCACCTGCAACACAGCGGGTATATCTCCCAATACCATAAACCGAAAGTTAATGGGGGAATGATCCATCCCGCTTCACTCCGTTCTTCTGCGTCTTTAACCATTTGGCCTCCGCTTCCGTCAATTGTAGATAGTCAGGAGCAGCATCTTGCGCAGAAGACTCCCTGTCCACCTGATCCAGAGCCAATCGGCCCAAATGAGCCGCTCGGGGGATATTTTCCCCCGGTTGTCCAAATTTCGCATTTTCCCCCAGTACTTGCTGTATGGTTGTCTGAAACAATCTTACGTCATCCCCTAAAAACAGAAGGGGGCCCTGTTCCTTGAGTTCCTCTAACCACCCATCCAGATCCATCACCCGGTCCTCTTTCATCAGCTCCACCTGACCATCTTTTCCCCTGTACAAACCCGTGTAAATCCGGTTGCGACGGGCATCAAACAAGGGAACCACTCCTCCTCCAAAGCGACTTCCGTTCATGGCCAACACAGCCAGGCTGGAAATAGGAATCAAAGGAATTCCGCAACTCCAGGCAATGGTTTTGGCAGTTGTAAAGCCTATGCGAACCCCTGTATAGGAACCAGGACCTTTGGCGACAGCGACAGCTTCCAACTGATCCGGAGTCAAATCCAGCTCCTGCATAAGTTGGTGAACAGTCGGCATTAACCGTACAGAATGGTTTTTATGAAGGTTGGTGGTGACTTCTCCCAATACCTTGTCCGCTTCCAAAACAGCCACGCTCATCACCAAGGTGGATGTATCTATCGCTAACAGTTTCATGTCATTGTCACCTTTCTGCAAAAGCGCTCCATCCATTCATCCGGTGGCGACACAACGATTTTACGGGATCCATTTTCCCCCAGGTGAATCGTAATCCATACGACCTTCTCCGGCAACCAGGGAGTAATCCGGCCTGCCCATTCCACCAAGGTAACCCCTTGGCCGTAAAAATACTCGTCCCAACCCAACTCTTCCTCCGGTTCTTCCAATCGGTACACATCCATATGATAGAAAGGGAGACGTCCCGCCTCATATTCCTTGATCAAAGTAAAGGTGGGGCTGTCAATGGACCCCGGTATCCCTAACCCCTGGGCCAGACCCTGGGAGAAGGTGGTCTTTCCTGCCCCTAAATCCCCTTCCAATGCCAATACGTCTCCCGGTTGAAGAATCTGTGCCAATCGATGCCCCAGTTCTTTTGTCTCTTCCGGGCTGGTTGTCACAATGTCACAGCCTTTACGCTTCATTCCGATCACCTGTCCGCAAAATGATTATATCCCGTCCGGGTCCATGTCCGTCTTTTTCCCTTGTGTATACAGTCTACCCCAGGTGTTCCCTGTTCCACCCTGCCGATTTCAAAGAGGGGGATACCTTGCTCCACGCTTTCTTTCCGAAGTTTTTCCCAATCTGTCTGAGAAACACTGCCAAGAAGCTCAAAGTCCTCTCCGCCATGAAGAACCCATTCTCTGATGTCGCAACCTGTCTCTTTTCCATAAGCCAACAGGTCCTTTCCCACCGGAATTTTATCCAGATCCACAACGAGTCGGACTCCGCTTGCATCGGCAATCTCTTGAGCTTCACCCGCCAAACCGTCACTGATATCATTACAGGCCGGCCGGGTTCCGGATCGAAGCAAATAACGTCCCGCTTCCACCCTTGGCCAGGGGCGGCGATGAGCTTTGATCAAGGATGCAGCATAGGGCTGCTTGCGCAAATCCTGCCGATGCATCTGCAAATGCAATCCCCCTGCCGAGGCCCCGATTTCCCCCGTAATAAAAAGGATGTCCCCTGGCCGGGCTGAAGAGCGCAGAAGGGCTTTTCCCGTTTCTACCTCCCCCATCAATGTGATACTGAGTACCAGATGCCGGGGAGCCGCCACGGTATCCCCCCCTGCAAGGTGAATGGAAAAAGGCTTTCCCGCCGCCAGTATCCCCTGATAAATTTCTTCCACAGAAGGCTGGGACCAAGTCCGGGGAACAGCCAGAGAGACGATAGCATGGGCAGGTATCCCGCCCATAGCGGCAATATCACTGATGTTACTTACCATGCACTTATACCCAATATCAAAGGGCGTCATGGTATCCGGCAAAAAGTGAACCGTCTCCACCATCGTATCACAAGTCAAGACCACAGAGGTTCCACTGGAATGCTTTACAACCGCCGCATCATCCCCGGCATCCACTTCCACCTGTTCCTGATGATCCACTGATCCCCGCAACCGGAGTAAAGAACGGATCATGGAAAATTCATCCTGCATCATATCGGAAATCCTCCCGTATTTCGCCATGAACTTCTTTTTCATACAACAACAAAGACCGCAGCAAAGCGCTACGGTCTCCTTTGGAGCGGGTGAAGGGAATCGAACCCTCGCATTCGGCTTGGAAGGCCGATGTTCTACCATTGAACTACACCCGCATGAATAATGGTTTTATAAGAAATCCGGTTAAGTGGTCGGGGTGACAGGATTTGAACCTGCGGCCTCCTCGTCCCGAACGAGGCGCTCTACCAAGCTGAGCCACACCCCGGTAAGCACTGGTAAGATTATGGTGCGGTCGGCGAGACTCGAACTCGCACGGCCTTGTGGCCACTACCCCCTCAAGATAGCGTGTCTGCCGATTCCACCACGACCGCACAATTCATTCATATCCTTGGTGCGGGTGGAGGGACTCGAACCCCCACGCCAGAGGCGCTAGAACCTAAATCTAGTGCGTCTGCCAATTCCGCCACACCCGCTGAATCACGCCGCATCGACGATCAAATCCTGCATCTGCTTGACACTGCCTGATGAGGAGTGTCCCTGCGCTTATTCCCGGAAAGGTGTGCTTCGCTGTCGACAAGTACTATATTAACACGACAGATAACCCGAGTCAAGCACTAATTTATTTTTTTCTTCAAGAATCGATAAAAAGTTGTTTCTATCCAACCAAGGACAGCCTTGACAGGATCATCAAATCCCATTTCACGTAAAAAAACAGGGCAGATTCCTTAAAGAAAACAAATACCCTGCCATATATTGGTGAGCCATGCAGGATTCGAACCTGCGACACCCTGATTAAAAGTCAGGTGCTCTGCCGACTGAGCTAATGGCTCATGAATGGCTGGGGCGGTAGGGATCGAACCTACGCATCACGGAGTCAAAGTCCGTTGCCTTACCACTTGGCTACACCCCAGCATCTTCGTTTTTTATTGGGGCGACCAGTGGGAATCGAACCCACGAGTGCCGGAGCCACAATCCGGTGCGTTAACCACTTCGCCATGGCCGCCATGATAATGGCGGAGCTGACGGGATTCGAACCCGCGATCTCCTGCGTGACAGGCAGGCATGTTAACCCCTACACCACAGCTCCGCATTGCGATATATAAGAATCATCCCTGCTGGTGGACGGTGACGGGATCGAACCGCCGACCCCCTGCGTGTGAAGCAGGTGCTCTCCCCCTGAGCTAACCGTCCAAATGGTGACCCGTAGGGGATTCGAACCCCTGTATGCCAGCGTGAAAGGCTGGTGTGTTAACCGCTTCACCAACGGGCCTAATACATATAAAGAATCCTGTGGCGGAGAGAGCGGGATTCGAACCCGCGCGGGGCTATGAGCCCCCTAACGGTTTAGCAAACCGTCCTCTTCGGCCTCTTGAGTATCTCTCCGCATGGCTCCTCCGGTAGGACTCGAACCTACAACCTACCGGTTAACAGCCGGCCGCTCTACCATTGAGCTACGGAGGACCGCTTTGAAGCGACATCTTTTATTATAAGGGACTTTTAATAAAAAAGCAAGCGGTAATTTTATCTTTTTATAAAGGATCGCTCAATGGTTGCTTTATCCCTGAAGATGCTCTAACAGATTAGCATATTCCTCTATCATTCGTCAACATGTTTTTCTTTTTTCTTCATTTTTTATTATGATCGGTTACTTTCCCTGTCATAATTTCCAATCCGTGAGGCAAAATAGGTTCGATGACTTCATAACATTCCTGTACTGCCTTGGGACTTCCCGGAAGATTAATGATCAGAGTGGAACCCCGGATTCCGGATACTTGTCTGGACAGCAGGGCATACTTTGTCTTCATCGATGTTTTTTGTCGCATGGTTTCGGCAATCCCCGGTACTTCCCGATGAATAACGGATTGAGTCGCCTCAGGTGTCACATCCCGGGGAGAGAGACCGGTACCCCCAGTTGTGAAAATCAAGTCTAGCTTTTTCCCGTCACAAAATCGAACCAGTGTCTCCCGAATCGTTTCCAGATCATCCGGTATCACGACGTAACAAACCACCTCCCCCTGTATTTTCTTCACCATTCGACGGAGGAGTTCTCCACTTTGATCTTCTCTTTCCCCGTTGCTTCCTTTGTCGCTGACAGTAATCACACCGACACGCCACATATTACACTTCCTCCCGTCGAAAATAGTTCCCGCTTTTTCCACCGGTTTTGGAAAGGAGACAAGTCTCTTCCACCACCATCTCTTTGTCCAGGGATTTACACATATCATAAACCGTCAAGGCGGCGATACTGACTGCAGTCAATGCTTCCATCTCCACACCGGTTACATTGTCCGTTTTCACTTCCGCTTCAATCAACAAACAATCCCGGCCTTCTTCCCGAAAATGAATATCCGCCCCTTTTAAGGGAATCGGATGGCACATGGGAATTAAAGACGAGGTATTTTTGGCTGCCATAATCCCTGCAACCTGAGCAACACTGAGTACATCCCCCTTTTTTATTCTCCCTGAACGGATCTGCTCCAGGGTTTCCTCTTTCATCCGAACCCGGGCACGGGCAACCGCTCTGCGATGGGTGGTTTGTTTGTGGGATACATCTACCATCCGGGCTCTCCCTTGTTCATTCATGTGTGTAAATTGCTTCATTTAACAAAATGCCTCCTTTTTTGCGAAGTATAGCCTGATGCTCTACCCTTCAGTCAACCCCCGATATAGGACATCTCCACTTTTTTGCGTTGGGACGTTCCGGTATGATCCCTCTCCTCCGAGTAACGATCCTGGCGGTCAGTCCATATGTTACGGATATGGGCTTTCATTTCATTCTCGCTGGCTCCATTTCGCAAGGGAGTCCGCAAATCATGCCCCTGAGTGGCAAAAAGGCAGGTAAAGAGACGGCCTTCTGCAGACAGGCGGGCCCGGGTACACGTGGCGCAAAAAGAGTCTGTCACCGATGAAATGACGCCAATTTCCCCTTCGGTTCCGCAGTATCGGTAGCGATTCGCCACTTCCCCGTAGTAATGAGGTTCCACTGGTTCCAAAGGCATCTCTGCATGAATACGTTCCAATATCTCCTGTTTGGAAACCACCTGTTTCAGGTTCCATCCGTTACTATTTCCAACATCCATAAACTCAATAAACCGCAAAACCGGACCCTTTTCCCGGAAATAGCGGGCCATGGGCAAAATCTCGGATTCGTTGACTCCCTTTTGCACAACCATGTTCACCTTAACCGCCAAGCCCGCCTCTATCGCCGCGTCAATCCCTTCCAGAACCCGTCGGACATCGGATTTCCCCCCGTTCATTCGGGAAAATACAGCGTCATCCAAGGCATCCAAACTGACATTGACACGATCCAGCCCCGCTTCTTTCAATCCCACTGCTTGTTGAGCCAATAGCGATGCATTGGTGGTCAGGGCTACATCCCGGATCCCCTCCACTTTTTTGATCATCCGGATCAGTTCCGACAGATTCCTGCGCAGCAAGGGCTCTCCGCCGGTCAAGCGAATTTTTTCCACTCCGAATCCGGCAAACAGACGGACAAGGCGAGTGATCTCATCAAAAGACAACAGCGATCTCCGGGGTAAAAAAGCATAATTGGCATGAAAAATTTCCTCCGGCATGCAATAACGACACCGAAAGTTGCAACGATCCGTCACCGATACACGCAAATCGTGAAGGGGACGTCCCAACCGATCCCGTATCCGCTCCATCTCATCATCCCCTTTATTCTATCCACCCTGATTCGGTGCTTCCCTTGTATACCCTGGACAACGATCCACTTCAGCCCTGAAGGAATCTGAACGGATGGCTTCCAGTAAGTGCTTTCCCGGCTCACTGTCAGCAAAGGAGAAAGGCATGTATAAGCAGTATATTTCATCAAACAAAGGCATAAAAGCGAGTCCAAACAAAGAGGCAGCTGCTTTCAGCCCCAATGCGACATCCGCCGTTCCTTCCGCCACTGCAGATGCCCCTCGCAAATGGGAAGACTCTGTCCAGTGATAGCCCTTTACCAAGTAAGGATCGATTTCTTTCTCCTGCAATTCCCCATCCAGATAAGCACGCAAGGAGCAGCCTGAGGGTCGATTTAGTAACCGTAAACCGGATTGGCAGAGATCACTCCCCCTTTTACCAGACAAAAGACGGGGGGATCGTGCCATCCACCCCACCGTTCTTTTAAAGAGAGGAACATGGTATAAGTCGTGGGTATCAGGCTGAAAGCTATCCAATCCGATCCTGCTCCAGGAACCGGAATCAGGCAGGGAAACCCCGGCTATATGACACCGCCCCTCCAGTAGTGCCTGAATCCCGTCTTTGCCCTGAGTCCAGTCACAGGACAGGGATAATCCCGGTTTGTATCCCCGAAGAATAGAATCCAGACGAGGAAGGACCACATCGTCACTGCCTGAAAAAAGGATCGTCGAATCGATCTCCTGCCGACTCCGCACTAACTCCAGCTCCACCCTTTTTCCAGCCTGGTAGCCTTCTTCTTCCAACGGAATGGTTAATAAACCATCCGCCCGAACCATGGACATCGTCACACCTGCTCTCCTGGTCAATGGAGATGACAAATACTCTTTTCCGATCCGACCGATCCGCATCCGTACAAAGTCTTCCGCTCCCGGTTTGCCTTGCACCGGACTTGTCAGCCGGGTCACAATCCGCTCCCTTGGTCGGGAATAAACACCGTACCAATGTTGGATAATCGGATGAATAAACCACTCCAGGGAAAGATAAGCGGACACGGGGTACCCTGGGAGACCCACCACCGGCTTTCCCGACACACTGGCCAGCACTACCGGTTTTCCGGGACGTGCCGCCACACCGTGAAGCAGTACTTCTCCCATTCTGTTCAGCACCTTGGGAGTGAAATCCCTGGACCCCATGGATGAACCTGCATTTAAAATAACCAGATCACATTCCTCAACAGCTGATTCCACAGCCTCACGCAAGGAAGCAGGATCATCCGGGACGATACCTCTGTAATCGGGAATAGCTCCCCATTCTTCCAAATAGGCGGCAAAGACCCTTCCATTGAACTCCGGAATCTCCCCCCTTTCAGGTATGCCATCAGGGGAAATCAGTTCGGAGCCCGTAGGGATAACCGCTACTTTCGGCTTTGTCCAGACTGTCACCTCCTGTACACCCCCGGCAATCAATGCCCCTAGATCCACAGGCCGGATTTGGTGATGAGCAGGAAGAATCAGCTCGCCTTTAACAATGTCTTCCCCGGCTTGACGGACATGCTTCCAGGTGGAAGCCGGGTGCTGAATCTCTACGACTCCCTCCCCGACAGTCCGCACATGTTCAATCATGATCACCGAATCTTTATCCAGGGGCATGGGATCACCTGTATTAATATACTCAAAATCTTTCCCTTTATATAAACGCAAGGGGTGATTTGGTGTCGCACCTGCAGTTACATCCGCTTTGACGGCAATGCCATCCATAGCCGCAGCAGGATAAGCCGGCATTGAAATCAACGCTTGAACCGGCTCCGCCGTCACCCTTTCTCTGGCTTGATCCACCGGAATTTTTTCTCGCCGGGGCTGAATGTGGACATGGTGTAACAATTGCTCCAAGGCCTGGGCAACAGGAACAGGATCCACGTGCTTTTTATGCAATACGAAATCGCCCTTTCTCCGACTGGTTTTCCGAATACCTGCGAAATCTTCTCCTTCAGAATAGCACTGGCACATGGTAGTGTCGAGGCAGTTTCCATGAATCTAAACATTTCTTGACAATGCCTGTGGAACTTTTACCTGTCATTCTGTTACAGTGAGATGAAAGGCTCAAGGAGGATGATAGTATGCAGGGTATTCTCATCAAAATGTTTCATCGAGGGGGGAAGGATCTTGGTTGACCGTCCTCCCTTTTCCCAGTTGGTCACATCGCTACCTTCCGTTGTTCCCTTTGTTCCTCCGGAAGAGATGGAACGCAGAACCGGTATTTCCCTTCGTCTCCGTTTAGGTGCCAACGAAAGCCCCTTTGGCATGTCTCCCCAGGCGGAAGAAGCAATGAAAAAGGCGGTGGAAGTGTCCCATTTCTACGGGGATGCCCTGTGCCATGATTTACGGGAAGCTCTGGCGGATGTTCACAACATTTCACCGGATCAACTCGTCTTCGGCAGTGGGATCGATGAGCTTTTGGGACTGATTGCCAGGGTCTTTCTTAATCCCGGAGATGCAGTCACAACTTCCCTCGGTGGCTATCCCACCTTCGAATACCATGTGAAGAGTGTGGGGGCTCAGCTCCATCATGTGCCTTATCAAGGTGACTTCAACGATCTGGATGGACTGATCCGTACAGCTGAAGAAACAGGTTCCCGGATTTTGTATCTGGCCAACCCGGACAATCCCACAGGTACTTTCTTTTCCCATCAAGAGTTAAGACCCTTTTTGGATCGATTGCCTTCCGGTTGTTTGTTACTATTGGATGAAGCATACCTTGAATTTGCTCCCTCCGCCTCCTGGCTGCCCATCGATGCTTCCGATCCCCGGATCATCCGTACCCGTACCTTTTCCAAAGCCCATGGAATGGCCGGTGCCCGAATCGGTTATGCCATTGCGGAGGAAAAAACCGTGCAAGCTTTTAACAAGATCCGAAACCACTTCGGTATCAACCGGGCAGCCCAGGCAGGAGCCCTGGCCTCCTTAAAAGATGAATCATTTCTTACCTTTGTCACAGATGAAGTGGCCAAGGGACGGAAGGAGTATGCTGCTTTAGCTGATGAACTTGGATTACGGGCCATTCCCTCAGCCACCAACTTTGTTGCCATCGATGTGGGAAGCGCCGACCGGGCCCGCTCCATTATGGATGCTTTATGGAAAGAAGGCGTTTTTATCCGTGTACCCGGAGCCCCTCCCTTGAATCAGTTGATCCGGGTTGGTGTAGGGACATCGGAAGAGCGCCAAGCCTTTGCAGACAGCCTCCGTCGGGTAGTGAAGAATGTGTAAGAATATCCGCCTCCTTAATAAGTCACCAATGCGAGGTAATTTTCCTACAAAAAAAGTTGACGTCTGTGCAGTACAGACGTCAACTTACTTGATTGAAGAGAAACCTTCTTAATCCCTGCTGCCCAGAATGCGCAACAAGTATAAAAACATGTTAATGAAATCAAGATACAGGGCCAAAGCACCCATGATAGCTGCCTTGGTATGTGTCGACTCATCCATCTGAGCCGTTTGCATCCGTTTGATCTTTTGAATATCAAATGCCGTCAGTCCACAAAAGAGAAGCACCCCGACATAAGTGATAATCCAGTACAGGGCGGAACTGGCCAAAAAAATA is part of the Kroppenstedtia pulmonis genome and harbors:
- the tsaD gene encoding tRNA (adenosine(37)-N6)-threonylcarbamoyltransferase complex transferase subunit TsaD, with amino-acid sequence MKNENRNCFILGIETSCDETSAAVVRNGQELLSNVISSQMEVHRRFGGVVPEVASRRHVERITLIIQDALDQAGVTQRDLSAVAVTQGPGLVGALLIGVSAAKALSFAANLPLIGVHHIAGHIYASHLVEPLHFPLVALVASGGHTELIYMPSHNRFERLGRTRDDAAGEAFDKVARVLGLPYPGGPRIDQLAKEGKPSLNLPRAWLEPDSLDFSFSGLKSAVINQIHNANQRDEQVNAADLAASFQQSVVEVLTEKAIRAVHRMGVQELVLAGGVSANSGLRDALTHRCEKEGIRLRIPPLKLCTDNAAMIAAAGTYRYWEGQFADYTLNAVPNLSLTAMD
- the rimI gene encoding ribosomal protein S18-alanine N-acetyltransferase — protein: MDHSPINFRFMVLGDIPAVLQVEHASFTTPWTRQAFYNELAYNQFARYIVVEKDRKVIGYGGSWIILDEAHITNIAIHPDYQGVGIGNATLDFLMEAARQAGAEKMTLEVRVSNHVAQSLYKKKGFVETGIRPGYYTDNQEDAIIMWVKLNEK
- the tsaB gene encoding tRNA (adenosine(37)-N6)-threonylcarbamoyltransferase complex dimerization subunit type 1 TsaB — translated: MKLLAIDTSTLVMSVAVLEADKVLGEVTTNLHKNHSVRLMPTVHQLMQELDLTPDQLEAVAVAKGPGSYTGVRIGFTTAKTIAWSCGIPLIPISSLAVLAMNGSRFGGGVVPLFDARRNRIYTGLYRGKDGQVELMKEDRVMDLDGWLEELKEQGPLLFLGDDVRLFQTTIQQVLGENAKFGQPGENIPRAAHLGRLALDQVDRESSAQDAAPDYLQLTEAEAKWLKTQKNGVKRDGSFPH
- the tsaE gene encoding tRNA (adenosine(37)-N6)-threonylcarbamoyltransferase complex ATPase subunit type 1 TsaE, whose translation is MKRKGCDIVTTSPEETKELGHRLAQILQPGDVLALEGDLGAGKTTFSQGLAQGLGIPGSIDSPTFTLIKEYEAGRLPFYHMDVYRLEEPEEELGWDEYFYGQGVTLVEWAGRITPWLPEKVVWITIHLGENGSRKIVVSPPDEWMERFCRKVTMT
- the thiL gene encoding thiamine-phosphate kinase, which codes for MMQDEFSMIRSLLRLRGSVDHQEQVEVDAGDDAAVVKHSSGTSVVLTCDTMVETVHFLPDTMTPFDIGYKCMVSNISDIAAMGGIPAHAIVSLAVPRTWSQPSVEEIYQGILAAGKPFSIHLAGGDTVAAPRHLVLSITLMGEVETGKALLRSSARPGDILFITGEIGASAGGLHLQMHRQDLRKQPYAASLIKAHRRPWPRVEAGRYLLRSGTRPACNDISDGLAGEAQEIADASGVRLVVDLDKIPVGKDLLAYGKETGCDIREWVLHGGEDFELLGSVSQTDWEKLRKESVEQGIPLFEIGRVEQGTPGVDCIHKGKRRTWTRTGYNHFADR
- a CDS encoding MogA/MoaB family molybdenum cofactor biosynthesis protein, whose product is MWRVGVITVSDKGSNGEREDQSGELLRRMVKKIQGEVVCYVVIPDDLETIRETLVRFCDGKKLDLIFTTGGTGLSPRDVTPEATQSVIHREVPGIAETMRQKTSMKTKYALLSRQVSGIRGSTLIINLPGSPKAVQECYEVIEPILPHGLEIMTGKVTDHNKK
- the moaC gene encoding cyclic pyranopterin monophosphate synthase MoaC — protein: MKQFTHMNEQGRARMVDVSHKQTTHRRAVARARVRMKEETLEQIRSGRIKKGDVLSVAQVAGIMAAKNTSSLIPMCHPIPLKGADIHFREEGRDCLLIEAEVKTDNVTGVEMEALTAVSIAALTVYDMCKSLDKEMVVEETCLLSKTGGKSGNYFRREEV
- the moaA gene encoding GTP 3',8-cyclase MoaA — protein: MERIRDRLGRPLHDLRVSVTDRCNFRCRYCMPEEIFHANYAFLPRRSLLSFDEITRLVRLFAGFGVEKIRLTGGEPLLRRNLSELIRMIKKVEGIRDVALTTNASLLAQQAVGLKEAGLDRVNVSLDALDDAVFSRMNGGKSDVRRVLEGIDAAIEAGLAVKVNMVVQKGVNESEILPMARYFREKGPVLRFIEFMDVGNSNGWNLKQVVSKQEILERIHAEMPLEPVEPHYYGEVANRYRYCGTEGEIGVISSVTDSFCATCTRARLSAEGRLFTCLFATQGHDLRTPLRNGASENEMKAHIRNIWTDRQDRYSEERDHTGTSQRKKVEMSYIGG
- a CDS encoding molybdopterin biosynthesis protein, translating into MHKKHVDPVPVAQALEQLLHHVHIQPRREKIPVDQARERVTAEPVQALISMPAYPAAAMDGIAVKADVTAGATPNHPLRLYKGKDFEYINTGDPMPLDKDSVIMIEHVRTVGEGVVEIQHPASTWKHVRQAGEDIVKGELILPAHHQIRPVDLGALIAGGVQEVTVWTKPKVAVIPTGSELISPDGIPERGEIPEFNGRVFAAYLEEWGAIPDYRGIVPDDPASLREAVESAVEECDLVILNAGSSMGSRDFTPKVLNRMGEVLLHGVAARPGKPVVLASVSGKPVVGLPGYPVSAYLSLEWFIHPIIQHWYGVYSRPRERIVTRLTSPVQGKPGAEDFVRMRIGRIGKEYLSSPLTRRAGVTMSMVRADGLLTIPLEEEGYQAGKRVELELVRSRQEIDSTILFSGSDDVVLPRLDSILRGYKPGLSLSCDWTQGKDGIQALLEGRCHIAGVSLPDSGSWSRIGLDSFQPDTHDLYHVPLFKRTVGWMARSPRLLSGKRGSDLCQSGLRLLNRPSGCSLRAYLDGELQEKEIDPYLVKGYHWTESSHLRGASAVAEGTADVALGLKAAASLFGLAFMPLFDEIYCLYMPFSFADSEPGKHLLEAIRSDSFRAEVDRCPGYTREAPNQGG
- a CDS encoding aminotransferase class I/II-fold pyridoxal phosphate-dependent enzyme; the encoded protein is MVDRPPFSQLVTSLPSVVPFVPPEEMERRTGISLRLRLGANESPFGMSPQAEEAMKKAVEVSHFYGDALCHDLREALADVHNISPDQLVFGSGIDELLGLIARVFLNPGDAVTTSLGGYPTFEYHVKSVGAQLHHVPYQGDFNDLDGLIRTAEETGSRILYLANPDNPTGTFFSHQELRPFLDRLPSGCLLLLDEAYLEFAPSASWLPIDASDPRIIRTRTFSKAHGMAGARIGYAIAEEKTVQAFNKIRNHFGINRAAQAGALASLKDESFLTFVTDEVAKGRKEYAALADELGLRAIPSATNFVAIDVGSADRARSIMDALWKEGVFIRVPGAPPLNQLIRVGVGTSEERQAFADSLRRVVKNV